The Stigmatella aurantiaca DW4/3-1 genome contains the following window.
CTCCAGGAGCGGCCGTCCCAGGCTTCGGTTGGCGCTGGCACTGGGGTGGAGCACCCGGGCAGAGAAGGCGGACACCTCCTCCTGTCACCAGAAGGTGCTCAACATCCATGTCCGGGAGCTTAGCGCACCCGGCTCACCGCGCGGCAATCGGGTGTTGAGCGCGGCGAAGCACCAGCGCGTCACCTGGGCGCGGCCCTGGAGATCCGCGGGTATCAATCTGCCCATCTTCTCCGCCAGGTACAGCAGGAGCGCGCCCGTCTCGGTGA
Protein-coding sequences here:
- a CDS encoding glutathione S-transferase family protein — protein: MGLTRDLRALWMLEEPGAPYRVHGPAHPAGELRSEEYRRLNPFSQVPVLEDDGFVLTETGALLLYLAEKMGRLIPADLQGRAQVTRWCFAALNTRLPRGEPGALSSRTWMLSTFW